ATTAAAAAACCAAAGCTACAAGATCAAGGATTCCattcaaaaattccaaatatGAAGGAAAGGATGTATAATTGGTAGGGTATTGATATTTGGAACTTGAAAGAAGGAAGTTTCCAATTAAGTCAAAGATGGAGCGCTGTTGTATCTCTTCCTCACAATCCAGACCAACCCGTCTCCTTCCACCATCAATCTTCATCAACCTATATCCAACAACCCCTCATCCCTCCACCTTCTCTTAACCTACCCTAAGCAATGGCAGCCCTCCCCTTTCTCTTGTAAGCCTTCCTGACTCCGACCTATTCCTCGGCAGGATGGCCTTCTGGAGCTCCTCTATGCTCCCACTCCTCGGCCTCCTGTCTCTCTTCTTCCTTCACCCCTTCTCTACCTCCTCCTCCGTCCATGCCATTCGTCTTGGTGCCGTAGTCCGTAGGCCCTCCCCGGACGTCCCCATCTTCCGGGAAGCTCCTGCTTTCCGAAATGGGGACGCCTGCGGTACCCGGGACGTTGACGGCATTCATGTCTCCATGACCCTCGATGCCAATTATCTTCGTGGTACCATGGCTGCTGTGTTGTCCATTTTGCAGCACTCCACTTGCCCGGAGAACTTGTCCTTCCACTTCCTTTCTGCTCAGCACGTGCCTGAGATTGTTTCAACAATCCAAGCTACCTTCCCTTATCTCAACTTCAGAGTGTATCGCTTTGATTCCAACCGGGTTAGAGGGAAGATCTCCAAGTCCATTAGACGAGCTTTGGATCAGCCTCTGAATTATGCCAGAATTTATCTTGCAGACATACTTCCGGCCAATGTAAGGCGGGTTATATACCTTGACTCGGACCTTGTAATGGTGGACGACATATCCAACCTGTGGGGTGTGGATTTGGGTGACAAGGTGGTGGCGGCACCGGAGTACTGTCACGCCAACTTCACCAAGTACTTCACCGATGAGTTCTGGTCGAGCCCTGAAATGGCGAAAACATTTAAAGGGAGAAGTCCATGCTACTTCAACACGGGAGTGATGGTGGTAGATGTGGATAGATGGAGAAAAGGGGGGTACACACAGAAAGTTGAGGAGTGGATGGCAGTGCAGAAGCAGAACAGAATATACGACCTGGGCTCGTTGCCACCATTTCTACTGGTACTTGCAGGGAACATAAAAGCAGTAGATCATAGATGGAACCAACATGGGCTGGGTGGAGACAACTTGGAAGGGAAATGCAGGAACCTCCATCCAGGGCCCATAAGCCTACTCCATTGGAGTGGGAAGGGGAAGCCATGGTTGAGGTTAGACTCCAGGAAACCATGTGCAGTTGATCATCTCTGGGCTCCCTACGACCTCTACAGATCCTCCAGAGTATCACTggaagaatgagagagagagaaagagagatagGCTGTAAGAAAATTCATTTCAGGGGAGAGAAACAAGTTAACAAACTAAGAGCTTGAGAGTTCAGAGAAGCATGCAGTTTCATTGGTGTGGAATGAAATTGTAGAAATGGAGAAAGTCTTGCTCGGGCTTTTCTTCCAGAAGAGAAGGGAGGGTGGGTGGGCCGTGGGCTTTATCCGCACTGAAAATATCAGGCTTAGGGCCTTTCATGGCATAATGAAAGGAGGATAATTCAAACacgattttcaatttttcatgctgttttattttgttattccTCTCATTAGGTTGCTATGAATTGTAAACAATGATGAGAACCCAACATGACCGTATTTGTTTCTCTACATTTAGGACTCCTTGTTTTCCTTTGTTTCCTTCTTCTGGATGGATTAGCAATGCTAATATCCATAAAATCATGCCTAAAAAAtggggaaagaaaaaacaacaataaaCACAAACAGAACTAATCGTTTTAGGATACATATCAACTTGCAATATATTTTAACGTTCATCTTACTCATCTAAACATGAAAaactgattttcaaattttttttaaaacttaatctAATGCCAAATAGGATTATACATCTATTTGTATATGGGGAGTTTAATTCAAATCAATTCACAC
This region of Vitis vinifera cultivar Pinot Noir 40024 chromosome 5, ASM3070453v1 genomic DNA includes:
- the LOC100256261 gene encoding probable galacturonosyltransferase-like 4 produces the protein MAFWSSSMLPLLGLLSLFFLHPFSTSSSVHAIRLGAVVRRPSPDVPIFREAPAFRNGDACGTRDVDGIHVSMTLDANYLRGTMAAVLSILQHSTCPENLSFHFLSAQHVPEIVSTIQATFPYLNFRVYRFDSNRVRGKISKSIRRALDQPLNYARIYLADILPANVRRVIYLDSDLVMVDDISNLWGVDLGDKVVAAPEYCHANFTKYFTDEFWSSPEMAKTFKGRSPCYFNTGVMVVDVDRWRKGGYTQKVEEWMAVQKQNRIYDLGSLPPFLLVLAGNIKAVDHRWNQHGLGGDNLEGKCRNLHPGPISLLHWSGKGKPWLRLDSRKPCAVDHLWAPYDLYRSSRVSLEE